In Populus alba chromosome 4, ASM523922v2, whole genome shotgun sequence, the genomic window CCAATCTTCACTAGACTTCGTTTTTGGAAGCCAAGCCAGAAATAGGGACCCTTTGTTTCCCATAACATTCCTTCGCCTAAGTTAGTGGCAGATAACAAATTCTGCATAAGCTATATCGCATCtgccacccaaaaaaaaaaaaaaaaaatccttctagCAATTGCAACTACCAAATACTACATGGCTTCCTTCGCCAGttaaatcaaaacccaaaaccccaTTTATTGCCTCTATCTTGTATCTACgatgaaaacaaataagaattaattttaaaagaacaagaatAGTGGTTATCACCTTGCCAGTGTGTCCTTGAAGAGTCCTGCAACAAACCAGATCGGTAGGCCCAAAACTCACCGGACTCCTCTCTTGCGCCCTCGCGTATCTTGCCACTGCAGCAACCCATAACAACTTCAATCAGATccagtttcttttattttattttttttatcaaatatgaaaaggaaagaaggaaaattgaaatgattattACTATCTGTATCAAGTAAAAGAAGGCGTTTCTGCTTCAATCGTTCTCTCAAAGAATTCACCGTCTCTGTCGCCGCCACATGGCGCTCCTTTAGCTCCGAAACAGACATTACTATCTTCaatttttccaaaaagaaaaaagtgaacTAAAAAGCACTGGCCATCAAAGTTTTAAgcttttgtaattatatatttcttcttAAAGTCCTAGTAGTGATCATAAATCATGACTCGAAaaggattgagaaaaaaaaaaaaaaaggttttaaaaattcaataatttaagagagagagagtgggaTATATAGTTTTGATTAGTTTTAGAGGAGGTTGGGGCTGTAAAGGTGGTAATGGACTGATACTGCAATTCATGTTTTTTGCAGAGGTTaacagagacagagagagaagggaggtggaggcttttttttttttttttactgcagCCGCCGGGTacactttcttttattattattattatcttacgtgtcgtgctgtttttttttttttttgggaaaactttaatttatcattatattttcaggtgatttttatatttttatattttatcttaaatataatattgaaaacCTTTAATGTTGGAATTGTCCTTTGGAGCAagttaaatttattatgatatCTTGAATAAAATTACTACTTGGTGTATACATTGAATATATGTTTTAATCGCTGTAGTGGAAGGacgaaaataaaatagaaaagataaaaataaaattattaaaacttaattagtactaaaataataaattgggaACTGAAttggagttttattttttttatttagattttagattttcttataTCATcacactctaaaaaaaaatattttatttataattaatatttagaatcgcttgtttttttacattttaaaaaacattaagatttttttatttttcttttactttaaataaattttttttatactttcaaattactgttgatataaaaaataaatttttaataaaaaaactcttaatatctattttttctctcttttgttttctacaataattataatattaaaactgcGCCTTGGTTTGTAAAAAATGTTGATTATTGATGATCTCCAAGCCTGCCAAAGTGCTGATTGGCATGGCAATTTGtgttaattaatttggtaatcaataaattatttttcagttaatGTTCAGATCTTATTAAAATAGAAtctcaattcataaaaaaaaaaatcccgttGGTgtcttgttttatgtttttaataatatatgctATTATATTACAAGATGATATTACTTTTATTTGATTGGATGCCATGCGTGGAGCAagtttataattaaatgaatataaatttcTATTTTGACTCTAATTAATGCAATAATTTCAGCAAGGTAGCGTCACAGAGATGACTGCTAGATGGAAATAATTTCACCATCAAGGGAAGTGCATGCACCGTGTTTATTCCAAGATTTTGGTTCATAATTGATGACATAATAACACCcacatatatataatgatgccagttgataaaaaagaagataagaagaaaaagagaatagaataagataatttttgtttttatgttctaAAAGtatttactgaaaaaaaaaattgaattaatatttattttagttttttaaaattattttaatatattaatattaaaaataatttttaaaaaatattattttaatatatttttaaataaaaaatatcccattaatatttttaaccgTGGTCAAAAAATGTaaacaccttttctttttgttaagaTGCAATCCAATCACAAAGAATGGGTAGTTCCTCCGCCGCCGTGCAAGCGCATTTTCAAGCGTTTTCTACGGAATATTTGTCATTTTGACGCTTAGAAACGGTGCCATTTCAAGGTCCAACCAAATCGATCATTGAGCTGGAGGGAAGGGCAATCCGACGTCCAGGGGGGGTTGACATGGTCAGAAATCGATGGACCACACACGCTTCGGAGAGCTTATCCATACCTACGACTTTAAGCTTCGGGCATCATTCGAATTGTTCCAGAAGCAGAGAGGCCTTGGTTAGGCTAATCATTGAGAAGAACCAGTCTACAAAATACCAGTTCAAAAAACCCCcccaagaaaaatatttcatggaTATCAAATCATTCGCGAGAATATAATGGCCGTACTCTTTTTTGAtgcatttaaaaatactttattattttttaaaaaaataaaaaaaatacttaatacaCTCCCGGTATTATTTGTTCTTAGTCAAATTAGAGAAGCCCATTTGACAAAGTCCGCCGGAAAAAGAAGTCGGTCGATGGAGGGCCACCCGTAGTCAAACTGGACCGGTTTGACACGCCGTATAACATGTGTTCTCATTCTTCCTGTTCTGTTTGAAAATCCATGTGGTAGTCTCGAAGAGCTTGTAGACGAGTAGTTACATTTTCATGGTCTGGTCTTGGGAGAGGTAGATGTCAAGCCCATATACTTTGGTGATGTTCACTGTAAACAACATTGTCATGAATTATCAATTTGGGCCCAAGCCCGGCCACCATTTGGATTTTCCTCCATGGGCTCCTTTACCGCCACCCAAGCACAAACCAAGACGAGAAAAGCAGAAATGGTCTTGAaaaagtataattatttttaaaaaaacttttatttagaaaagtattaattttttttaaaattaaatttgatattaatatataaaaatgatttgaaaacaataaaaaaaaaatattaattaaaacaaataaaacaattttaaaacccGAAATAAACATGCGAGCACAAACAGGAGAGTGGTCGTGGAGAAGCGAGTCGTGGACGCAGAAAAGGTTTGTGTGCGGGTGAGATTCTTGTATTGAGGGGTAGTTTAGGTACTGAGAATTTCAACGGTCTTCATGTCAGAATTCCTCGACTAAACCACGCCTCCTTCCATGTTTCATGCGATTTAACAGGTAAGATTCCCGCACAAATTCTTAAGTAGTTGGGCTCAACAATTATTTCCAAACACGAGAGATGGCCAAATCTAAAGAACTGAAATCAACTCTTGCCAGATCCTTGATGTTTCAAACATGCTGCGTGGGAGACCAAACCCAGATCCTTCCATGGAAATGTGAAGGAAATAGTGCTTCTCATTGAGAGAGAAGAGGTCCAAGCAAAGAcattttcttcacaaaaccatACGGATGATGGATCTATAACAGGCGGGAAAGAAAACGAAGAAAGGATCTATTACAGTCACGGATGATGGATTACATAGTTGGATATTTGAAACATGGTACGGAAACCATGTGACAGAGTTTATAAAGTTCCTCTAAACATAATTGCAGTCCTAACAGTATTAGATCATATgagaacagagagagagagagcgaaagAGAGAGATCAATGCTACCCAATTAAAGGAGAGAGCATTTACAATTGCAGATATAAAAGCAACTCAACTTCTTTATTTGATACCCAAATGAACCTCCTCCTGATCTTCAGGCACCCCCACCAGGGTAGGTGCAGCCACTGTAACCTAACAATTAAAGAAGATATGTTCAGAAGCATAGCAATAATTCCATGGCAGAGAATATAATCAGCAAAAAGATCAAGATTTCTGGTAACATGGGGACCTAAACCCATAaaaagtatgtttgtttttgcatttcaaaagcatttttaaaaataaaaaaaaaaaatttaatgctcAAAGTAGCCATAAGAATCAAAAGCTAATGTTCTTCCTTCTGTATTCCTAATGGCATAAGCAGCCATAAAAACCAAAAGCTATAATTCTTTTACATTTCCAATCACATACTAATATGGAGGTGACCCATTATATAAGAGCATACCTCATTATATAAGAGCTGGCATCTAATGGTTTCTAGATTATTCATTCAAGTGCTATGGAATTGCTTTACGACACCATCCAACTTTAAGTCAGAAAATGCTCAACTAGGAACCATGATGTGGTTATTTTCTGAGGTTAGAATTGCAAGTATATATGCAAGGAAATAGCATTGGAGTTGAAACGAgatttacttggattttttaatgTGAGTGTAGCTGTTTCTGAGAAATCGCAGTTCCATGGATTCTTTGCAGACTTCTGGTAGTATAGATTCATGGCATAAGAAGCGTGTGATGCAACAGTATTTGGTTCGAAACAGGCACCTCCTGGTTGAATGGGACCGCAATCTATGCCTTGTCCACAGGCATAATCAAGCATTGCCTGCAATTGAGCGTCGGAAACACCAGCTTTCGGCACACACCAACCTGCTGTTGTTGGCTTTGGTGACGGAGTCACTGGAGTTGTTGGTGTGGATGGAGTCTGAGGAAAAAGACCAAATGGGGGATTTTAGGAACCACAAATCAAGAATATCAAACTAACCGCATTTAAACAACATTTCCAGCATGCCTTGTTTATTTTAGTGAAAGTTGATTTTAAAGGCTTCCCTCTCCCTTCTATTGATCATGTTAGTGATAACTAGCTTTACCATAAATTTACTAGCACGAATCATGATGCTATAGGACTAAGCTGGGTTAGATATTCAGGGTCCTGGCATTTTCTAAACTCCTCAATTGTGTGAGAATTGCAGGTTACTTTGTGTCACCATGACAGCAGCTTTCACAGTAGATTGCCAAAAGAAACATCATCAAGGcattgaagaaaaggaagattGTCTTACCAAGCTACTCTTTAAAAGACCAATATCATATGTCACCGAAAGGTCGGGTTTGAGAAGGCCAAATGATCGTTCAGAGGCAGGACCAGATTTCAAATCCTCATCATAAAGGGCGAAGATATATGTATCTACAGATTTTCCAGGCATTAGTGGAGTTCCAACCATTGATCTGAGGTGAGCAACCAAATTGCCATTATAAGCTCTTGCATTCTCGATGCCTGGTCCAACCTCATTGCTGTCACCCTTGTAAGGCCACCCGGTCTCAGCAACCACAATCTCAACGTCAATAAATCCCATAGCATTTAAGGCAGACCTTACGACATCAACCTGCAATTCATTTTCCAATTCAAGAActgattaaaatcattttagtgaACCAAAGAATTGATCATTAAGGGCTTAAGCTCCCACCTGATGGATTATAAAAGTTATGAACCTATATATCAGTATAGAATGCACTATCTATATAGCCACAATTCAAACACTAGCAAACCCCAGGTGTGTTCCGTATTAGAAGCAAAGATTACAATGGATGAGCTAACAATTTCAGCTTAACAATTATTCTAGTAATATGATTATAATGTTCGCACATGGTGTTCCCTGATCAAATTAGCCAACATTTTTAACATTCCCAATAATTCAAATCTTGGAAGGATCAGAGCATAAATCATAGCAATGGCCACCCTGTCATCAGGCACATAAGTCACATCAGTGCAATTCAGTGCCCTCAAATCATCTCACcaagaaagcaagagcataCAACAGAAGAAAGAATTATTTGCAGATGCTCTCCATTAAGTCATTGAACAAATACATGCTTtccaaaatatcattttttctgCAGATGAAAAGGACTAATGCTAAGTGATCGAAATTGCTAAGTGATCGAAATTAGCCTTAACTAATGCTAAGTGATCGAAATTGCTCAAGAACTTTTGTAAAGCTGCGAGGCATAAGGTTAACTCAGGCACAGATAATCTAATCCCCCATGAATTCCCACGTCAATTCGTGACAAAAGGGTATGTCACACGCCTGTCCCGTACCCTTTTGTTTATCGACCTCACATGTCAATGTGTCATTGAGCCTCTACCAAACCCAATATAtcaaaagtatatatatatttttttataaccaaagaatatattattttaatatatttttaattaaaaaaattatactataaTGCTAAAAACACCGAAACGTTAAAATATGAGATTTCAAGCAATTTTGTGCTTGGAATTTAATATTGAGGATCTCCTTTTTCTCAtagattgtgaaaaaaataatatatgtgtttGTTGTGATCTATGTTTTGCATGgaggaattttaattttttttaagaaattaagattttttcatGCATGCTTGTTTGATAATTTGGTTAGGATAATTCGCACGATgttaattgtaaaaatattttttttgtgaagtaCGGTTTCATGGGTTTCGAAAAAAGTTTGCATCATCAACCCCCATTGTTACTTTGTTAGTGCTCCAGCGATCTTCTGTAAAAATTTCGGATGAGAAATATAATTGGCAAATTCCACCCGAATGTCTTTTGTAAACCATTCCAGTTTTTAATGTTCGTTCATCCAGAATTTGGTCTCCGGTTAAAAATACAAGTCTTCGTCGTCATTTTTTAATGTCGTAACTTTCCAGGGTCAAGTCTCCCCTCtactgtttttattattattattattattattattattattatattacacCGCGTGGCttaaaagtgaaaggacaaCCATGAAGTCCCATGCATAACTTGTCCGATGGGGAGAAAATAATTCCCACTTTCCCAGCAATAATGTGAATTTGAGATACCGACTATGATGGGCCCGAGTTTATACAAGAACCCGAGCTGAAAGCAACGGTCAGAAATGGTTAGAATTTTCAAGCATGATtacttttgcattttaaaaatatattttttattttaaattattttttttaatattttcaatatactaatatcaataatatttttttaaaaaaataaaaataattattttaatatatttttaaataaaaaataccgtGAGATTATCAAATTAGTAATAATAACTGCAtcttggttttaaaaatatttttgaaaaaaactacttctttaattttaaattattattttttaatatttttaatatgtaaatattaaaaatatttttttaaacaaaaaatatattttaaacatgaGATTATCAGTAAACGTATTATCAAGAATCAAGATGGATCTGGTTGGGCCAGAAGTTACTTGGAAAAGGCAGGCAACTTTCACTGGCCTCAGCCACCTTGCCAGTGTGTCCTTGAAGAGTCCTGCAACAAACCAGATCGGTAGGCCCAAAACTCACCGGACTCCTCTCTTGCGCCCTCGCGTATCTTGCCACTGCAGCAACCCATAACAACTTCAATCAGATccagtttcttttattttatttttttatcaaatatgaaaaggaaagaaggaaaattgaaatgattattACTATCTGTATCAAGTAAAAGAAGGCGTTTCTGCTTCAATCGTTCTCTCAAAGAATTCACCGTCTCTGTCGCCGCCACATGGCGCTCCTTTAGCTCCGAAACAGACATTACTATCTTCaatttttccaaaaagaaaaaagtgaacTAAAAAGCACTGGCCATCAAAGTTTTAAgcttttgtaattatatatttcttcttAAAGTCCTAGTAGTGATCATAAATCATGACTCGAAaaggattgagaaaaaaaaaaaaaaaaggttttaaaaattcaataatttaagagagagagagtgggaTATATAGTTTTGATTAGTTTTAGAGGAGGTTGGGGCTGTAAAGGTGGTAATGGACTGATACTGCAATTCATGTTTTTTGCAGAGGTTaacagagacagagagagaagggaggtggaggcttttttttttttttactgcagCCGCCGGGTacactttcttttattattattattatcttacgtgtcgtgctgttttttttttttttttttttttgggaaaactttaatttatcattatattttcaggtgattttt contains:
- the LOC118039768 gene encoding glucan endo-1,3-beta-D-glucosidase-like; translated protein: MGFIDVEIVVAETGWPYKGDSNEVGPGIENARAYNGNLVAHLRSMVGTPLMPGKSVDTYIFALYDEDLKSGPASERSFGLLKPDLSVTYDIGLLKSSLTPSTPTTPVTPSPKPTTAGWCVPKAGVSDAQLQAMLDYACGQGIDCGPIQPGGACFEPNTVASHASYAMNLYYQKSAKNPWNCDFSETATLTLKNPSYSGCTYPGGGA